In Methanofollis sp., a genomic segment contains:
- a CDS encoding thioredoxin domain-containing protein has protein sequence MSKPVLTDFFATWCGPCKMQTPILEDLKVKMGDLVEIRTIDVDQNMEEAMKYQIRVVPTLIIEKDGIVLQKIEGVTRADTLEDILRPLIEE, from the coding sequence ATGAGCAAACCGGTATTGACTGACTTTTTTGCGACATGGTGCGGGCCGTGCAAGATGCAGACGCCGATCCTTGAAGATCTCAAGGTTAAGATGGGCGATCTGGTCGAGATCAGGACGATCGATGTCGACCAGAACATGGAAGAGGCGATGAAGTACCAGATCCGCGTTGTCCCGACCCTTATCATCGAGAAGGACGGCATTGTCCTCCAGAAAATCGAGGGCGTCACCCGTGCCGATACCCTTGAGGATATCCTCAGGCCCCTGATCGAAGAGTAA